A window of the Rhizobium viscosum genome harbors these coding sequences:
- a CDS encoding SGNH/GDSL hydrolase family protein, with translation MAIGHSFVANSGYTVIYPGSPTPRIDTVTANWLGTIGPLRNIDNRFDLDCWYDPKVPTAAAPTARLAGAISGRGGEHMPQTLARLPWCLERKPDIVLLDIATNDIASDNLTLEEAIERYEALLKPLRDAGVWVICLLPVDRIGKTKGTWTADDARHVLNSGLAEYLVSIGSREGIRVVDDRDVLAKAIQQGVAITEDGVHLNTDGQWLRYSVLLPILRDMVTEGDFYSRDVKLANLSPLGGFSGGAGKRSGVTGVVADGLVARRGSGQNDAIIGSKEPLADGIERQVFTINPADNANDSRVCTLTLSWADMDLEKLGLHEGDWVEAGFDYELSSSNSWLGLEFSLEANSRPAICRYSVVGGMVVRLNTTQDGPRLTAPLSGRATIPRFKLLGTDDVAAPADYFRSSLRPIRLHWNKNATETLVAKFSPIIIRKSTDPRPAWNL, from the coding sequence ATGGCAATAGGACATAGCTTCGTCGCCAACAGCGGCTATACCGTAATCTATCCCGGAAGCCCGACGCCGCGCATCGATACTGTCACCGCAAACTGGCTCGGAACCATCGGGCCGCTTCGCAACATAGATAACCGTTTCGACCTCGATTGCTGGTACGATCCTAAAGTTCCGACTGCGGCCGCCCCGACTGCAAGGCTCGCTGGGGCGATATCGGGGCGTGGCGGGGAGCACATGCCGCAGACTTTGGCGCGATTGCCGTGGTGCCTCGAGCGGAAGCCGGATATCGTTCTCCTGGATATTGCGACCAATGATATCGCAAGCGATAACCTCACCCTGGAAGAGGCAATCGAACGTTACGAGGCCTTGTTGAAGCCTCTCCGGGACGCAGGGGTATGGGTTATCTGCCTGTTGCCCGTCGATAGAATAGGCAAGACAAAAGGGACTTGGACGGCAGACGACGCTCGGCACGTGCTTAACAGCGGCCTTGCCGAATATCTGGTTTCGATTGGCAGCCGTGAAGGTATCAGGGTTGTGGATGATCGTGACGTGCTCGCGAAGGCAATTCAGCAAGGTGTCGCCATTACGGAAGACGGCGTTCACCTGAATACCGACGGGCAATGGCTGCGCTACTCCGTGCTCCTGCCAATATTGCGCGATATGGTGACGGAAGGCGACTTTTATAGCAGGGATGTGAAGTTGGCCAACCTGTCGCCACTTGGTGGTTTTTCGGGAGGTGCTGGAAAACGGTCAGGCGTGACTGGCGTCGTTGCAGATGGCCTTGTGGCAAGACGCGGCAGCGGTCAGAATGACGCGATCATCGGATCAAAGGAGCCTCTAGCTGACGGTATCGAGAGGCAGGTATTCACGATCAACCCGGCAGATAACGCCAACGACTCTCGCGTGTGTACTTTGACGCTGTCTTGGGCCGATATGGATCTTGAGAAACTTGGTCTCCATGAGGGGGATTGGGTCGAGGCGGGATTCGATTATGAATTATCGTCGAGCAATAGCTGGCTCGGGCTGGAGTTTAGCCTTGAGGCCAATAGCCGCCCGGCCATATGCCGTTATTCGGTCGTTGGCGGTATGGTCGTGCGTCTCAACACCACGCAAGATGGCCCGCGATTGACGGCGCCATTGTCCGGGCGGGCAACGATACCGCGGTTTAAATTGCTTGGAACTGACGACGTCGCAGCGCCGGCGGATTATTTCCGAAGCTCGCTGCGGCCGATCCGCCTTCACTGGAACAAGAACGCGACAGAGACGCTTGTCGCGAAATTCTCTCCAATCATCATCCGCAAAAGTACCGATCCCCGTCCGGCTTGGAATCTGTGA
- a CDS encoding UDP-glucose dehydrogenase family protein — MRIVMIGSGYVGLVSGACFADFGHHVTCVDKSEAKINALEAGEVPIYEPGLEAIIQQNRSAGRLDFSKNLAPSVGEADVVFIAVGTPSRRGDGHADLSYVYAAAREIAAAVRGFTVVVTKSTVPVGTGDEIERIFRDEFPEKDISVVSNPEFLREGAAITDFKRPDRIVIGTEDTRAVEVMREVYRPLYLNEAPLYFCERRTSELIKYAANAFLAMKITFINEIADLSEKIGADVQKVAKGIGMDKRIGDKFLHAGPGYGGSCFPKDTLALVKTAQDFDSPVRLIETTVAINDNRKRAMGRKVIAACDGDVRGKKIAVLGLTFKPNTDDMRDAPSLTIIQALLDGGATVHAYDPEGMDAAKDMLGPVIYGNDPYEIAAGADAIVIVTEWDEFRALDLKRLKTIMKKPVIVDLRNIYPVNEVTKYGFGYFAVGRKPEKV; from the coding sequence ATGCGCATTGTGATGATTGGTTCGGGTTATGTTGGGCTCGTCTCGGGCGCCTGCTTTGCAGATTTCGGCCACCACGTTACCTGCGTCGACAAATCCGAAGCGAAGATCAACGCTCTCGAAGCAGGCGAAGTGCCGATCTATGAGCCCGGCCTCGAAGCCATTATCCAGCAGAATCGCAGCGCCGGTCGCCTCGATTTCTCGAAGAACCTCGCCCCTTCTGTTGGCGAAGCCGACGTGGTTTTCATCGCCGTCGGCACGCCGTCTCGCCGCGGAGACGGCCATGCGGACCTGAGCTATGTCTATGCAGCGGCGCGAGAAATCGCCGCCGCCGTCAGGGGCTTCACGGTGGTCGTGACTAAATCCACCGTGCCGGTCGGTACCGGAGACGAAATCGAACGTATCTTTCGAGATGAATTTCCGGAAAAGGATATTTCCGTCGTCTCCAATCCTGAATTCCTGCGCGAGGGCGCGGCTATTACCGACTTTAAACGCCCCGATCGTATCGTGATCGGCACCGAGGATACGCGTGCTGTAGAGGTTATGCGCGAGGTTTACCGCCCGCTTTACCTCAATGAAGCGCCGCTTTATTTCTGCGAACGCCGCACCTCCGAACTTATCAAATACGCCGCCAACGCTTTCCTGGCGATGAAGATCACCTTCATCAACGAGATTGCCGACCTATCCGAGAAGATCGGTGCCGACGTCCAGAAGGTTGCCAAAGGCATCGGCATGGACAAGCGTATCGGTGACAAGTTTCTGCATGCAGGACCCGGCTACGGCGGCTCATGCTTCCCCAAGGATACGCTCGCTCTCGTCAAGACCGCGCAGGATTTTGACAGCCCGGTACGCCTGATCGAGACGACCGTTGCGATCAACGACAATCGCAAGCGCGCGATGGGCCGCAAGGTCATCGCCGCCTGCGATGGCGACGTGCGCGGCAAGAAGATTGCTGTCCTCGGCCTTACCTTCAAGCCGAACACTGACGACATGCGCGATGCGCCGTCGCTCACGATCATCCAGGCTCTGCTCGATGGTGGCGCAACGGTGCATGCCTACGACCCGGAGGGCATGGATGCGGCAAAGGATATGCTCGGCCCGGTCATCTATGGCAACGATCCATACGAGATCGCCGCGGGTGCCGATGCAATCGTCATCGTCACCGAATGGGACGAATTCCGCGCGCTCGACCTCAAGCGCCTCAAGACCATCATGAAAAAGCCAGTTATCGTGGACCTCCGAAACATTTATCCGGTCAACGAAGTGACCAAGTATGGCTTCGGCTATTTTGCTGTCGGCAGGAAACCCGAAAAAGTTTAA
- a CDS encoding mannose-1-phosphate guanylyltransferase/mannose-6-phosphate isomerase, which yields MTQKIVPVIMAGGKGTRLWPLSRATAPKQFIQFVGDKTLFQETLVRVSDPALYEAPVVVTNEDFRFLVAEQARELDIPLAAVLLEPVARNTAAAVAAAASLASEQFGKEAIIQMLASDHEILADQAYFDAIRTARDAALKGKLVTFGITPTEPATGYGYIEIGKQLPSGAHEVKRFVEKPAREKAEQMLAAGGFYWNSGIFMFPVAELLSEMQDYAPDVLKAAEKALSKAMRDLDFTRLDAEHFAKSPDISIDYAVMEKTSKAAVVPSAFRWSDMGSWDAVWKTGVQDENGNIAAANTTVVNTRNSLVMTHGVHLAVQGMDDVAVIASEDAVYVGPLKESQEVGKLVKLLAGQKKTSKLTETHPTSYRPWGGYTSIFNGDRFQVKRIFVTPGKKLSLQKHHHRSEHWIVVKGTAEVTIGDNVQMLRENESVYIPLGEVHRLANPGKILLELIEVQTGSYLGEDDIIRIVDEFGRT from the coding sequence ATGACACAGAAAATCGTCCCCGTGATCATGGCTGGCGGCAAGGGCACGCGCCTTTGGCCCCTCTCGCGCGCAACCGCGCCGAAGCAGTTCATCCAATTTGTTGGGGACAAGACGCTGTTTCAGGAAACCTTGGTCCGCGTTTCCGATCCGGCGCTTTACGAAGCCCCTGTTGTTGTGACGAATGAGGACTTTCGCTTCCTCGTTGCGGAACAGGCCCGCGAACTCGATATTCCGCTCGCTGCGGTATTGTTGGAGCCTGTAGCCCGTAACACAGCTGCGGCAGTGGCAGCGGCTGCAAGCCTGGCCTCCGAACAATTCGGCAAGGAAGCTATCATCCAGATGCTGGCGTCCGATCATGAAATCCTGGCAGACCAAGCCTATTTCGACGCCATCCGCACGGCACGGGATGCGGCTCTCAAGGGCAAGCTCGTCACTTTCGGCATCACGCCGACGGAGCCGGCGACCGGTTATGGTTACATTGAGATCGGCAAGCAGCTGCCGAGCGGCGCGCATGAGGTCAAGCGCTTCGTCGAAAAGCCGGCACGCGAGAAGGCCGAGCAAATGCTGGCTGCAGGTGGCTTTTACTGGAACTCTGGCATCTTCATGTTCCCGGTTGCCGAACTGCTTTCCGAAATGCAGGATTATGCACCTGATGTGCTGAAAGCAGCGGAAAAGGCACTTTCCAAAGCGATGCGTGATCTCGATTTTACGCGTCTCGATGCCGAACACTTCGCAAAGAGCCCCGACATCTCCATCGATTATGCTGTCATGGAAAAGACGTCCAAGGCGGCGGTCGTGCCCTCCGCCTTCAGGTGGTCGGACATGGGCAGCTGGGATGCAGTATGGAAAACCGGCGTTCAGGATGAAAACGGCAATATTGCCGCCGCCAACACGACTGTTGTCAACACCCGCAACTCGCTCGTCATGACCCATGGCGTTCATCTTGCCGTCCAAGGCATGGACGATGTCGCCGTCATCGCCAGCGAGGATGCTGTTTATGTCGGACCGTTGAAGGAGAGCCAGGAAGTCGGCAAGCTCGTCAAGCTGCTTGCCGGCCAGAAGAAGACGTCGAAGCTGACCGAGACGCACCCCACGTCCTATCGTCCGTGGGGCGGCTACACCTCCATCTTCAATGGCGATCGGTTCCAGGTGAAGCGTATCTTCGTAACGCCCGGCAAGAAGCTGTCGCTGCAGAAGCACCATCATCGCTCCGAGCACTGGATCGTGGTGAAGGGAACCGCCGAAGTTACGATCGGCGACAATGTGCAGATGCTGCGCGAAAACGAGTCGGTCTATATCCCGCTCGGTGAGGTCCATCGCCTCGCAAATCCCGGCAAGATTCTGCTGGAACTCATCGAAGTTCAGACAGGCTCCTATCTCGGCGAAGACGATATCATCCGTATCGTTGACGAGTTCGGCAGAACCTGA
- a CDS encoding phosphomannomutase, protein MKFGTSGLRGLSVDLTGRASALYAVAFGKYLLQSNKAAKGDVILIGRDFRESSPEIAGNCAGALASLGFKVLDCGTVPTPALALYGLERKAACLMITGSHIPADRNGIKFYRPDGEIDKTDEAAITHFAAEIEASGEAVVSAPAAMEDHSAPCLQLFFERNAALLPTSAFLGMKIGIYQHSTVARDLMVDILAHYGAEVVALGRSETFIPVDTEAVSEETIALLKSWASTHGLDAIVSTDGDGDRPLVADETGTPLRGDLLGLISANFLGAGTVVTPVTSNSGIEAAGSFRVIRTRVGSPYVIAGMEEAVAAGKDLVMGFEANGGLLTATPFDINGRSVRALPTRDCFLPMLATLSLAAIRKEPLSIVAASYKLPFAAADRLENFPVETSAALMTYLRGSDANLTEFLRPIGEVGSKSDIDGLRVTLRDGRIIHFRPSGNAPEMRCYVEAEGEAAALELLNAGLTRIKRWAEAR, encoded by the coding sequence ATGAAGTTTGGGACAAGCGGCCTTCGCGGCCTCTCGGTGGATCTCACGGGACGCGCATCGGCGCTTTATGCCGTGGCCTTCGGCAAATATTTGCTGCAGAGCAACAAAGCTGCGAAGGGCGATGTCATCCTGATTGGCCGTGATTTTCGGGAGTCCAGCCCGGAGATTGCCGGCAACTGCGCCGGCGCCCTTGCGAGTCTCGGCTTCAAAGTTCTCGACTGCGGCACCGTCCCGACACCGGCGCTTGCGCTTTATGGCCTGGAAAGAAAGGCCGCTTGCCTGATGATAACGGGTTCGCATATCCCGGCGGACCGCAACGGCATCAAATTCTACCGTCCCGACGGCGAGATCGACAAGACGGACGAAGCCGCTATTACGCACTTTGCCGCCGAAATCGAAGCTTCCGGCGAGGCTGTGGTGAGCGCACCGGCTGCAATGGAAGATCACTCTGCCCCGTGCTTGCAGCTCTTCTTTGAGCGCAATGCTGCTCTCCTGCCGACAAGCGCATTTCTAGGTATGAAGATCGGCATCTATCAGCACAGCACGGTCGCCCGTGACCTGATGGTCGATATTCTCGCCCATTATGGCGCCGAGGTCGTCGCCCTTGGTCGGTCCGAAACCTTCATTCCCGTCGATACCGAAGCCGTTTCCGAAGAGACGATCGCCCTTTTAAAGAGCTGGGCCTCCACCCATGGCCTTGATGCGATTGTTTCCACCGATGGCGACGGCGACCGTCCGCTGGTTGCCGACGAAACCGGGACGCCATTGCGCGGAGACCTTCTGGGATTGATATCAGCCAATTTCCTCGGTGCCGGCACCGTCGTCACGCCGGTCACTTCCAATTCAGGAATTGAAGCGGCAGGATCTTTCAGAGTCATTCGCACCCGCGTCGGCTCTCCCTACGTTATCGCGGGCATGGAAGAGGCCGTTGCCGCAGGCAAGGATCTCGTGATGGGCTTCGAGGCGAATGGTGGGCTCCTGACGGCAACGCCCTTCGATATCAACGGCCGCAGCGTGCGAGCACTGCCCACGCGCGATTGCTTCTTGCCGATGCTGGCAACGCTTTCACTCGCCGCAATCCGCAAGGAGCCGCTTTCGATCGTTGCGGCCTCATATAAACTGCCCTTTGCGGCGGCCGACCGTCTTGAGAATTTCCCGGTCGAAACGAGCGCAGCCTTGATGACCTACCTGCGTGGATCCGACGCCAATCTCACAGAATTCCTGCGGCCTATTGGCGAGGTCGGTTCGAAAAGCGATATTGACGGCTTGCGCGTGACGTTGCGCGATGGCCGTATCATTCATTTTCGTCCGTCCGGCAATGCGCCGGAAATGCGCTGCTACGTGGAAGCCGAAGGAGAGGCCGCCGCCTTAGAACTTTTGAATGCGGGATTGACCCGAATTAAGCGCTGGGCAGAAGCCCGGTAA